A genome region from Arachis duranensis cultivar V14167 chromosome 6, aradu.V14167.gnm2.J7QH, whole genome shotgun sequence includes the following:
- the LOC107493181 gene encoding protein NETWORKED 1D, producing the protein MAAALSHSDSDSKMKYSWWWDSHISPKNSKWLQENLTDMDAKVKQMIKLIEEDADSFARRAEMYYKKRPELMKLVEEFYRAYRALAERYDHATGVIRQAHRTMAEAFPNQVPPVPADDLPLVSSTETEPHTPVTPHHSHGLFDQHGAPNYEPDTAISKMGLKQLNDLFMLGEDASHVKHLEGRAKRGLTFLDSEETNGLKNGSHDNGSQGLSESERMTKAETEILALKKALAKLESEKEAGLLQYQQSLERLSNLESEVSNASENSQGLDERASKAEAEVQTLKEALVVLQAEREANLFQYQQCLEKISTLELSISSAHDDVRELNDRAIKAETETKSLKHDLARIEAEKEAAVARNNHSLDSLSKLEERLEEAEENARRLNEEANIARSEVEALKLDIAKLTEEKEDAALRYEQCLEIISSLKHKLSCAEKEVYKLKWKIADEAEKLKSSEQKCLHLETSNLSLQSELQSLTQKISSQGEEFSEKQKELSRLWTSIQEERLRFIDAETAFQTLQNLHSKSQDDLRSLAAVVHNVESQNQALEDEVHRVKEENKILDDVKLSSSLTIKNLEDEILNLRETIKKLEQEVGLRVDERNALQQEIYCLKKELNGVNKRHESMMEDVRSTGLDTQDFASSAKKLQDENSKLKEECKVNQDEKASLLQRLEIMEQLLEKNSVMEISLSNLNAELEAVREKVKVLEETCQSLLAENSTLAAEKATLFSQLQTTAENLEKLSEKNKLLETSLCDVNAELEGLRVKSKILEDSCQSLDHEKSSLSSEKESLISQLTVAHQTLEDLEKQRTELELKHLDLKLERESALQKVEELLVSLYAEREENSRVVQLNEDNLAEKEFMIHILQEDANHWKGEYDKEVERAVHAQMEIFILQKSIMDLEQKNFSLLVESQRLLEASKMSDRLLSKVENDNVQKQVDENSMSEKIKILRIGLLQISKTLDINSENMCEDIIENQELLNHIHSKLEETQDCFFTACNESEKRAIENSVLVTFLRQLKSKAENLVTERDTLDEELRTQSKEFLALQTDVKNILEKNEDLKLTIRRGEQKMKVMATEIENLCKQLSELEEAHKNIQEESCKTSEEKSTLLRRFLDLAEEKSNLEEEICAMIHETVAQSNLSLIYQNIIFEKLLALKELSEDLERLCSVNTNLEERLKTMASEMEDPKIGNSHLKESFVVSNIELQLVESVNDQLNSQVRIGKQLLSQKEKEILKAAEMFSALRDEKTELQRMVEHLKIKYDEARRLLEHQASQILELSSEKDRQDQELGCLCEVNQKLEAEMRHLQQELRKTKLREEELSYELQKGTREIQQWETHAASLFSGLQISAVNEALLEGKVHELAEACQNLERRSNFKGMESESLKERVNELEGENGRLQRQLAAYVPAVSALNDCITSLEMHTLLPAKSIDYKQSKVQNLVNQKCTSGRKTGVYQDATAPSLPDFQDMQKRINAIEGAVKQMNESFNPKTEMREIQELKPGISRRQVNIQPNWHAVQMDEAKERRGGSFREHKTGKSVPDIPITEIECLPKDIMLDQMAECSSFGVSRRGTLESDDQLLELWETANRDGTIGLKVSNSQRMAAAPAGYRRQGSIKELKNRYPSAHFFTEKELSVDKVEVPRSSTQSREEGNRRKVLEKLDSDAQKLTNLEITVQDLIKRIEISEKSTRGKDVEYDNVKEQLEAAQESITKLFDANHKLVKSVQGGALSSAGRSSTDSDESGGVRRMRISARARRGSEKIGRLQLEVQRLQFLLLKLNEEKQARGKTVVDDSNSKVLLRDYLYGQTRMKYQLRKKKKAHFCACIQPPTKGD; encoded by the exons ATGGCTGCGGCTCTGTCACATTCTGATTCTGACTCTAAGATGAAATATTCATGGTGGTGGGACAGTCACATAAGCCccaagaactccaaatggctcCAAGAAAATCTCACAG ATATGGATGCCAAGGTGAAGCAAATGATTAAGCTTATTGAAGAGGATGCAGATTCCTTTGCTAGAAGGGCTGAAATGTATTATAAGAAACGGCCGGAGCTTATGAAATTGGTTGAAGAGTTTTACCGTGCATACCGGGCATTGGCCGAGAGATATGATCATGCAACCGGAGTAATTCGCCAGGCTCATCGTACCATGGCTGAAGCATTTCCTAATCAAGTGCCTCCAGTACCAGCAGATGATTTGCCTTTAGTTTCTTCCACAGAGACTGAGCCGCACACACCGGTGACGCCTCACCATTCACATGGATTATTTGACCAACATGGAGCTCCTAATTATGAACCTGATACTGCTATAAGCAAAATGGGTCTAAAACAGCTCAATGATCTCTTCATGTTAGGAGAAGATGCAAGTCATGTGAAGCATTTGGAAGGGCGTGCTAAAAGGGGCCTCACTTTTCTTGATTCAGAGGAGACTAATGGGTTAAAGAATGGAAGCCATGACAATGGAAGTCAAGGCTTATCCGAGTCTGAACGAATGACTAAAGCCGAGACAGAAATTTTGGCCTTAAAGAAAGCTCTTGCTAAATTGGAAAGTGAAAAGGAAGCTGGATTGCTTCAGTATCAGCAGAGTTTGGAGAGATTGTCCAATCTGGAATCAGAAGTGTCTAATGCAAGCGAGAATTCTCAAGGACTTGACGAACGCGCGAGCAAAGCTGAAGCCGAAGTCCAGACCTTGAAGGAAGCCCTTGTAGTATTGCAGGCAGAAAGAGAAGCCAATCTTTTTCAGTACCAGCAGTGCTTGGAGAAAATATCTACTCTGGAGCTAAGCATCTCTTCTGCTCATGATGATGTAAGAGAACTTAATGATCGCGCTATTAAAGCTGAAACTGAAACCAAATCCCTTAAGCATGACCTTGCTAGAATAGAAGCTGAAAAGGAAGCTGCAGTTGCCCGAAATAACCACTCCTTGGATTCGTTGTCAAAACTGGAGGAGAGATTAGAAGAAGCTGAAGAGAATGCAAGGAGATTGAATGAGGAAGCTAATATAGCTAGAAGTGAAGTTGAGGCCTTGAAGTTGGATATTGCTAAACTTACTGAAGAGAAAGAAGATGCAGCCCTTCGATACGAGCAATGCTTGGAGATAATTTCCAGTTTGAAGCATAAACTCTCATGTGCTGAAAAGGAGGTGTATAAGCTAAAATGGAAGATAGCTGATGAGGCTGAGAAGTTAAAAAGTTCTGAACAGAAGTGTCTTCACCTGGAAACATCAAATCTGTCTCTGCAATCCGAATTGCAGTCATTAACACAGAAGATAAGTTCCCAAGGTGAAGAATTTAGTGAAAAGCAGAAGGAATTGAGTAGACTTTGGACTAGCATACAAGAGGAACGGTTGCGATTTATTGACGCTGAGACTGCTTTCCAAACTCTCCAGAATTTACATTCTAAATCACAGGATGACCTTAGATCTCTTGCAGCCGTGGTCCATAATGTGGAGTCCCAAAATCAAGCTTTAGAGGATGAAGTTCACAGGGTCAAGGAGGAAAACAAAATTCTAGATGATGTCAAATTGTCTTCATCCTTGACCATAAAGAATTTGGAGGATGAGATATTGAACTTGAGGGAGACAATCAAGAAACTTGAACAGGAGGTTGGACTGCGAGTCGATGAAAGAAATGCTCTTCAACAGGAAATTTATTGTCTCAAAAAGGAGCTTAATGGTGTGAATAAAAGGCATGAATCCATGATGGAGGATGTAAGGTCAACCGGCTTAGACACACAAGACTTTGCCTCATCCGCAAAGAAATTGCAAGACGAGAACTCAAAGCTGAAGGAGGAATGCAAGGTAAATCAAGATGAGAAAGCATCTCTTCTGCAAAGACTGGAAATCATGGAACAGCTTTTGGAGAAAAATTCTGTTATGGAGATTTCTCTTTCAAATTTGAATGCTGAGCTGGAGGCTGTCAGAGAAAAGGTAAAGGTATTAGAAGAAACTTGCCAATCTTTGCTTGCCGAGAATTCCACTCTCGCTGCGGAGAAGGCAACCTTGTTTTCTCAGTTACAAACCACAGCTGAAAATCTGGAGAAACTCTCAGAGAAGAACAAGCTTTTAGAAACTTCACTATGTGATGTGAATGCTGAGCTAGAAGGATTAAGGGTAAAGTCAAAGATCTTAGAAGACTCTTGCCAGTCACTTGATCATGAGAAGTCCAGTCTCTCCTCTGAAAAAGAATCCTTGATTTCACAATTGACAGTGGCTCATCAAACACTAGAAGATCTCGAGAAACAACGCACCGAACTTGAACTGAAGCATCTGGATCTAAAGTTGGAAAGGGAGTCCGCACTTCAAAAGGTTGAAGAGCTGCTGGTTTCCTTATATgctgaaagagaagagaattctCGAGTTGTGCAGTTGAATGAAGATAATTTGGCTGAGAAGGAATTCATGATTCATATTCTCCAAGAAGATGCCAATCACTGGAAAGGGGAATATGACAAGGAAGTAGAAAGGGCTGTCCATGCTCAAATGGAAATTTTCATCTTGCAGAAAAGCATCATGGATCTGGAGCAAAAGAATTTTTCACTGCTAGTAGAGAGTCAGAGACTCTTGGAGGCATCCAAAATGTCTGATAGATTGTTATCGAAAGTGGAGAATGACAATGTTCAAAAGCAGGTTGATGAGAACTCCATGtcagagaaaattaaaatactaaggATCGGGCTGCTTCAGATATCGAAAACTCTTGACATTAACAGTGAGAACATGTGTGAAGATATTATTGAAAATCAGGAGCTTCTGAACCATATACATAGCAAACTTGAGGAGACACAAGATTGTTTCTTCACAGCTTGCAACGAAAGTGAGAAAAGGGCCATTGAGAATTCAGTTCTTGTCACATTCCTCAGGCAATTGAAATCAAAAGCAGAAAATCTTGTGACAGAAAGGGATACCCTTGATGAGGAGTTGAGGACCCAGTCTAAGGAGTTCTTGGCACTGCAAACGGATGTCAAAAATATACTGGAGAAGAATGAGGACTTGAAGTTGACAATAAGAAGGGGAGAACAGAAAATGAAAGTGATGGCGACTGAAATTGAGAATCTATGCAAACAGCTGTCAGAATTGGAAGAGGCTCACAAGAACATACAAGAAGAAAGTTGCAAAACATCTGAGGAGAAAAGTACTCTGTTGAGAAGATTTCTAGATCTGGCGGAAGAGAAAAGTAACTTGGAAGAAGAAATCTGCGCAATGATTCATGAGACAGTAGCTCAATCTAATCTTTCTCTGATTTATCAGAACATCATCTTTGAAAAACTCCTAGCACTTAAGGAGCTGAGTGAAGATCTTGAAAGACTATGTTCGGTAAATACCAACCTTGAGGAGAGATTGAAAACAATGGCATCTGAAATGGAAGATCCGAAGATTGGAAATTCACATCTGAAAGAGTCATTTGTGGTGTCAAACATTGAACTACAACTAGTTGAATCTGTCAATGATCAACTAAATTCTCAGGTTAGAATTGGAAAGCAATTGTTGTCTCAGAAGGAAAAAGAGATTCTGAAAGCCGCAGAGATGTTTAGTGCTTTACGCGATGAGAAAACAGAATTGCAGAGAATGGTGGAACATCTTAAGATCAAGTATGATGAGGCCAGGCGATTACTTGAACACCAAGCTAGCCAAATTTTGGAATTGTCGTCGGAGAAGGATCGCCAAGATCAAGAGCTTGGATGCCTTTGTGAAGTGAATCAGAAGTTGGAGGCTGAAATGAGGCATCTGCAGCAAGAACTTAGGAAAACTAAACTTAGGGAGGAGGAGCTCAGTTATGAACTACAAAAAGGAACAAGGGAGATACAGCAATGGGAAACTCATGCTGCCTCCCTTTTTTCCGGACTACAAATTTCTGCTGTCAACGAGGCGTTACTTGAAGGGAAGGTCCATGAGCTAGCTGAAGCATGTCAGAATCTTGAACGCAGAAGCAACTTCAAGGGTATGGAAAGTGAAAGCCTGAAAGAAAGAGTTAATGAGTTAGAAGGCGAAAATGGAAGACTACAGCGTCAGTTGGCTGCTTATGTTCCTGCTGTCAGTGCTTTGAATGATTGCATAACATCCCTGGAGATGCACACTCTCTTACCTGCAAAATCTATTGACTACAAACAATCAAAG GTTCAGAATTTGGTAAATCAGAAGTGCACTAGTGGTCGGAAAACTGGTGTTTATCAGGATGCTACTGCACCATCACTTCCAGATTTCCAAGACATGCAGAAAAGGATCAATGCAATTGAAGGGGCTGTTAAACAGATGAATGAAAGCTTCAATCCCAAGACTGAAATGAGAGAGATTCAAGAGTTAAAACCTGGAATCAGCAGGCGCCAAGTGAATATTCAACCAAATTGGCATGCTGTTCAGATGGATGAAGCAAAGGAGCGCCGGGGTGGATCCTTTCGCGAACATAAGACAGGGAAGTCAGTGCCAGATATCCCCATAACAGAGATTGAGTGTCTGCCGAAAGACATCATGCTTGATCAAATGGCTGAATGTTCATCTTTTGGTGTAAGTAGGAGAGGAACTCTTGAATCGGATGATCAGTTGCTGGAGTTGTGGGAAACTGCTAACAGGGATGGCACAATTGGCCTGAAAGTCAGCAACTCTCAGAGGATGGCCGCTGCACCTGCTGGCTACCGTCGCCAGGGATCAATCAAGGAACTGAAAAACAGATATCCTTCAGCACATTTCTTCACTGAGAAGGAATTGAGTGTGGACAAAGTAGAGGTCCCAAGAAGTTCAACACAGTCACGTGAAGAAGGAAACAGgaggaaggttttagaaaaacTTGATTCTGATGCTCAGAAGTTGACAAATCTTGAAATTACTGTACAAGATTTGATCAAGAGGATTGAAATTAGTGAGAAGAGCACAAGAGGAAAAGATGTTGAGTATGACAATGTGAAAGAGCAGCTAGAAGCTGCTCAGGAGTCCATCACAAAGCTATTTGATGCCAACCACAAGTTGGTCAAGAGTGTCCAAGGTGGTGCCTTGTCCTCTGCTGGGAGGTCCTCAACAGATTCAGATGAGAGTGGTGGTGTCAGAAGGATGAGAATTTCGGCACGGGCTCGGAGAGGATCTGAAAAGATAGGACGGCTGCAGTTGGAGGTGCAAAGACTGCAATTTTTGCTGCTGAAGTTGAACGAAGAAAAACAAGCCAGGGGGAAGACAGTGGTTGATGATTCAAATTCGAAAGTCCTTTTGCGAGATTATCTCTATGGTCAGACAAGAATGAAGTACCagttgaggaagaagaagaaagcgcACTTCTGTGCATGCATACAACCTCCTACTAAGGGAGATTGA